DNA from Luteolibacter yonseiensis:
CTCTTTCAGAGCGAGGCGCATCTTGTGAATGAAGTCTGCAGGAGATTCGGCGGCTTGCGCTTCGCCATGATGCGAGGCGGGTGCGGTGCCGGAACGGAGAAGCTGATTTCCCACATGGCGTTCGGCGTAATCTGAAGTCAATTTACGGGTCATGTTGATGATGGCGGCGCCGTAGTCGAGCAACCGTTCCTCCAAATCATAAACTGGCTCGTCACGATCCTTCATTTTTTCAAATTTCTCTTCCTTTCGATGTCCGATGTTTGGCGTTCAATGTTCGATGTTCGAGGTGCATTCGGGACACGTCTCCACCCAATGGCCGGGCGATACTTCGGCAAACCTCGGCCGCTCGCGGGAGACCGGAGCGGTGCGGCCCATGCGCTGGCAGAAGCGGCAGCCGTGGGAAAGATCCGCAAGGGAGGCCACCATGCCGGGAATGGTGTTCAACCGGGACTTGGATGGCATGTCGAGCGTGGGGATGGAGCTGAGGAGCCCCTTGGTATAGGCGTGGAGCGGATTGGCGAAAAGTTCTCCGGCGCTTGCCTGTTCGACGACACGGCCCGCGTACATGACGACCACCTGGTCGCAACTCTCGGCGATGACCCCGAGATCGTGCGTGATGAGGATGGCGGACATGCCCATCTCCGCCTGGAGCCTCGCCATGAGATCCAGGATCTGCGCCTGCACGGTGACGTCCAGCGCGGTCGTCGGCTCGTCGGCGATGAGCAGCGACGGACGGCAGGCGAGCGCCATCGCGATGACGATGCGCTGGCGCATGCCGCCGGACAGGTGGTGCGGGTAGTCCATCATCCGCTGTTCCGGTGCGGGGATTTTCACCAGCTTCAACATTTCCGTGGCGGCGTCCCAGGCGTCCTTTTTGGACAGGTTCTTGTGAATGCGGAACACCTCGGAAACCTGTCGTCCGATGCGGTGCACGGGATTGAGCGCCGCCATCGGTTCCTGGAAAATCACCCCGATCTCCCCGCCCCGGACCTTGTGGATCTCCGCGTCGCTCGCGCGGACCAGGTCGCGGCCATGGAAACGGATCTGCCCGCCGAGGATTCTTCCCGCGGGCTGGGGAAGCAGACGGATGATCGACATGGCGGTCACGCTTTTGCCACAGCCGGATTCGCCGACGATGCCGACCGTCTTTCCCGCGGGCACGTTGAATGACACGTGGTCAACCGCGCGGAGCATGCCCCGGTCGGTCTCGAAGGAGGTGATGAGGTTGTCCACCTCGAGGATGTTTTCCGGCTTCTCGGTCATGGGGTGCTGGGCGCGGCTTGCTGGCGGTAGGCGTCGATCACGCGGTTGACTTCCGGGAACTTTTCCCCGTGGCGTTTGGCATCCAGCGTTTCCCTGCGGATGTCTTCATCGATCCAGAAGCAATAGCCTTCGTGGGGTTCATAGACCACGGGAGGACTCATTTTCGTCTCTTCCGAATCCGGCCACCGGACCCATCGCCACGAGTCGATGCGGTTGAACTCGACGGCGTAGGCAGGGACGAAGAAGGCCTCGTCATGGATGAGTTTCTGAACCTTCCACGCGCTGTCGCGGAGCTCCTCCTCATCACGCGCATATCTCACCTTGTCGACCAGGATGTCGGTGTCCGGACGCGACCAGACGAAGAAATTGTTCGTCTGCGGTTTCGGATTGCCCTTGTCGTCGAAGGCTCCGGACGAGTGCAGGAACTGGAAGAACTCCGGGATGGGAGGGGTGGTGTTCCATGCGGAAAAATTCATTTCGTGCTGTTTCTGCATGATCTTCTTGTAAAACACCGTGCCCTCCAGTCCATCGAGACGGAGATCGAATCCACAGGCCTTCGCGTCTTCCCGGAGAATGGCGAACATCCGGTCAAGCAGGGGCATCGCCTGATAGCTCACCGATACCGACAGGCGGGTGCCGTCCGGTTTCATGAGGATGCCGTCGTTACCCTCCTTGGTGAAACCCGCCTCGCGGAATGCGTTCCGCGCACCCTCGATGGAGAAGGGGCGGGCGCTGAGGGAGGGATCGCTGAAGATTCCCAAGCCGTCGTTGAAGGATTTCAGCCGGGTGTAGTCGCCGCGGAACAGGACGTCGATGACCTTCTGCCAGTTCATCGCCTGCTGGATGCCGAGGCGGACGTTCCTGTCGTTGAGCGGCGGCTTCGTGACGTTCAGGTAAAGGCCGCGCGGCACCCGGGGATACTGGTTGTAGTAGGTGGTTTTCTCCATGTAGCCGTCATAGACTTCGGGGATTTCGGATTTCTCATACCAGATGTCCGGAACCAGGATGAGATAGGAATCGAACTCGCCCGCGCGGAAGAGTTCGAACGCCTTCGATTCGTCACGAACGAGCACCGTGACCATCTCGTCGGGATTGAAACGATATTTGTAGTACTTGCGGTCCTTCGCCCACCAGTTCTTCACGCGGCTCTGGGTGATGGAGACGCCCTTGACCAGTCCCTCCGGCTTCACCTCGTAGGCTCCCGTCGTGGGCGGGAACAGCCACTGGTAGCGCTCGGCGTAGTCGGGGCCGTAATTTTCATAGAATTTCGGATTGGCCGGAACAATGGCGCCGGCGTTGAACGCGGTGTAGACCGTGGGCTCGGGCAGCGTGACGGCGACCACATCTTCTCCGTAGGTCGTGATCTGCGCGTAGGTGTCGCGGAAAAACTCCTTGGTGAACGGGTTGACCACATTGTCCGAAACCCGGACATAAACCGCGAGCATGACATCCAGCGCCTTCACCCGGAGTCCGTCGGAGTAGGTGGCTTCGGGATCGATCTTCATGAAAACGGTGCGTCCGTCCGGAGTCACCGCCCAGGAGCTGGCCACCCCGGGGATCTCCTTCATGGTGCCGGGGTGCAATGTCACGAGCGGTAGTTCGATGTTGTCATACATGTCCGCGCGGAACCCGTTGTTCGCGTTCGGTCCGAAGGGCCGGATGGTCGGTGGGAAGCTGAGCTTGGCGAAGTGCCTGCGGATCACTCCGCCTTTCTTCGCGTCCGGATCACCGATCTCGGGCTGGTCCAGTCCGTTCACCCATACCAGGTCCGTGGGGATCTGCGAAGGATCGCCGAACTTGAAATAATCACCCAGGGAGATCCGGAACGCCCATTTTTCCATCTCCCGTTTGAGAGCGGCGGCGCGGATTTCCAGAGTGGCTTTCGCATCGCCTTCGGCGGCGTTCGCGATGTTTGCCTCGACGCTTTCCAACTCCTTGCGGGTGGTTTCCTGCTGGGTGAGAAGGAAGCCGGCGATGTGCTTGTTGTAAACGGGCACGAATTCCTTGAAGCCCATGCCGCGCCTGACCTCTGTCGTCCCCTTGCGGCAGCCCGTCGCCAGGAAGAGGCACGAGATGGCTGTCAGAAAAACGGTGATGGATAGGACGCGGCGCATCAGCGGTAGTAGGTGAATTTTTTCGGATCGAAGGCTTCGCGGAT
Protein-coding regions in this window:
- a CDS encoding four helix bundle protein, whose amino-acid sequence is MKDRDEPVYDLEERLLDYGAAIINMTRKLTSDYAERHVGNQLLRSGTAPASHHGEAQAAESPADFIHKMRLALKELRESERWLKLIQRTAMHPQTETIPKLLNETDQLIRIFYTSIATAERNRRSDP
- a CDS encoding ABC transporter ATP-binding protein; its protein translation is MTEKPENILEVDNLITSFETDRGMLRAVDHVSFNVPAGKTVGIVGESGCGKSVTAMSIIRLLPQPAGRILGGQIRFHGRDLVRASDAEIHKVRGGEIGVIFQEPMAALNPVHRIGRQVSEVFRIHKNLSKKDAWDAATEMLKLVKIPAPEQRMMDYPHHLSGGMRQRIVIAMALACRPSLLIADEPTTALDVTVQAQILDLMARLQAEMGMSAILITHDLGVIAESCDQVVVMYAGRVVEQASAGELFANPLHAYTKGLLSSIPTLDMPSKSRLNTIPGMVASLADLSHGCRFCQRMGRTAPVSRERPRFAEVSPGHWVETCPECTSNIEH
- a CDS encoding ABC transporter substrate-binding protein; the encoded protein is MRRVLSITVFLTAISCLFLATGCRKGTTEVRRGMGFKEFVPVYNKHIAGFLLTQQETTRKELESVEANIANAAEGDAKATLEIRAAALKREMEKWAFRISLGDYFKFGDPSQIPTDLVWVNGLDQPEIGDPDAKKGGVIRRHFAKLSFPPTIRPFGPNANNGFRADMYDNIELPLVTLHPGTMKEIPGVASSWAVTPDGRTVFMKIDPEATYSDGLRVKALDVMLAVYVRVSDNVVNPFTKEFFRDTYAQITTYGEDVVAVTLPEPTVYTAFNAGAIVPANPKFYENYGPDYAERYQWLFPPTTGAYEVKPEGLVKGVSITQSRVKNWWAKDRKYYKYRFNPDEMVTVLVRDESKAFELFRAGEFDSYLILVPDIWYEKSEIPEVYDGYMEKTTYYNQYPRVPRGLYLNVTKPPLNDRNVRLGIQQAMNWQKVIDVLFRGDYTRLKSFNDGLGIFSDPSLSARPFSIEGARNAFREAGFTKEGNDGILMKPDGTRLSVSVSYQAMPLLDRMFAILREDAKACGFDLRLDGLEGTVFYKKIMQKQHEMNFSAWNTTPPIPEFFQFLHSSGAFDDKGNPKPQTNNFFVWSRPDTDILVDKVRYARDEEELRDSAWKVQKLIHDEAFFVPAYAVEFNRIDSWRWVRWPDSEETKMSPPVVYEPHEGYCFWIDEDIRRETLDAKRHGEKFPEVNRVIDAYRQQAAPSTP